From Firmicutes bacterium HGW-Firmicutes-1, a single genomic window includes:
- a CDS encoding ABC transporter ATP-binding protein: protein MIKVENLVKRYGKFTAVDSLSFSIGKGEIFGFVGSNGAGKTTTMKVAAGLLKADQGTIFINGFDVHKQRREAKRCIGYMPDFFGVYDDLKVTEYMNFYCGVHKIPVADRSKTIDSLVELVNLTDKKESYVDDLSRGMKQRLCLARSLIHNPDLLILDEPASGLDPRARVEFREILKELKDMGKTVLISSHILHELSEVCTSIGIIDGGKMIAIGTVAEIQEKLNHLSRVKVKVCSDFSLAASILKEQPQVTGIVEANGYIEFSFAGEIQQKADLLKTLVDKQVRVTHFEETAGSLESIFMHLTEAGEEQK, encoded by the coding sequence ATGATAAAAGTAGAAAATTTAGTGAAACGATATGGTAAATTTACTGCTGTTGACAGTCTATCATTTTCTATTGGCAAGGGTGAAATATTCGGCTTTGTTGGTTCAAATGGAGCGGGGAAGACAACTACCATGAAGGTAGCCGCAGGATTGTTAAAGGCGGACCAAGGGACTATTTTTATCAACGGCTTTGACGTTCATAAGCAACGAAGAGAAGCGAAAAGATGCATTGGTTATATGCCCGACTTTTTTGGAGTATACGACGATTTAAAAGTTACCGAATATATGAACTTTTATTGTGGTGTACATAAAATACCTGTTGCTGATAGGAGTAAAACCATTGATAGTTTAGTTGAGTTGGTAAATCTAACAGACAAAAAGGAATCCTATGTTGATGACTTATCAAGAGGTATGAAGCAACGCCTTTGTTTGGCAAGAAGTTTGATCCATAATCCAGACCTTCTTATTTTAGACGAACCAGCATCGGGGCTAGATCCTAGAGCGAGGGTTGAATTTAGAGAGATATTAAAGGAACTTAAGGATATGGGGAAGACCGTATTAATTAGCTCTCATATTTTACATGAACTATCTGAAGTTTGTACCTCGATTGGAATTATCGACGGTGGAAAAATGATTGCAATAGGTACTGTGGCTGAAATTCAAGAGAAGTTGAATCATTTAAGTAGAGTGAAGGTTAAAGTGTGTAGCGATTTTTCACTTGCAGCTTCCATATTAAAAGAGCAGCCACAAGTAACAGGAATTGTTGAAGCAAACGGCTATATAGAATTCTCCTTTGCAGGAGAAATACAGCAAAAGGCAGATTTGTTGAAAACCTTAGTTGATAAACAGGTTAGGGTAACGCATTTCGAAGAGACTGCTGGAAGCCTTGAATCAATATTTATGCATTTAACAGAAGCGGGGGAGGAACAAAAATGA